ATTCCGTTCCGGCTGACGCCGTAAAAAGCGTCAGGGCTGCGAGAAGGCTTTTGGCCATGTCAATGTCACCGTCGTTCCGGCATCAATCTCGCTGTCGATGTCAAATGCGCCGCCCATTCGTTCCATCAACCGTTTTGACAGGGCAAGACCGAGCCCGCTGCCTGGTGTTGCGGTTTTCTCCGCCGCAGGACCCCGCAAGAACGGCTCCCCGATCGCGTTCAGTGTTTCGGCATCGATGCCGATGCCGGTATCGGAAATCAGAAGCGCTGCCCGATCGCCGCCATCCGTGCCGGAAATCGTAACAGTACCATCGGCGGGCGTATATTTGACGGCGTTCGTCATGATGTTGAGCAGTACCTGGCGGGTCCGTTGACAATCGGCTGTCACCATCGAGGAACTGGCGTCAATGTCGTTGTGGATGGTCAGTCGGGCGGAGGATGCCTTTGTCCGCATCAGATTCAGACACCAATCGACCTCTTCGGCCAGATCGACCGTCTCCAGCGAGAAGTCCGAGCCATCGGCATCGACTTTCGAAAGACTCAGGATGTCTTCGATCAGGCTGAGCAGATGGCGGCTGCTTTCCAGTATATGGGTGGTATACTCTTTGTAACGCGGGTCTCCGAGTGGACCATAAAGCTCGCAATCGAGGAACTCGGTGAATCCGATCACCGCATTCAGCGGCGTGCGGAGTTCATGGCTCATCGTGGCGATGAAAACCGTTTTCGATCGGCTCGCTTCTTCTGCCTCGCGCTGATTTTGAAGCGCCATCTGCCTGATTTCTTCGGAATGGATGCGGTCGCTGATGATCCGGCCGGCGGCCTGAGCCAGATCCTCCAGTATAGTCACCATGGCAGCGGTGATATCGTGCCTGGGACGCATATCGAGGACACACACAGTGCCGCCGCGCACCCCGCTGTCGAGCACGATCGGAACACCGGCATAGAATCGGAGATCCGACATATCGCCCTCCAGAATCATTCGACTGAAGCGATCATCCTGATGAAGGTCCGGGATGACCAGTGGGGCGCCCTGTTGAGCCGTGGTCG
This window of the Fodinicurvata sp. EGI_FJ10296 genome carries:
- a CDS encoding GAF domain-containing sensor histidine kinase; its protein translation is MDNPSDNGAQFSFPRNFESDNALNAIAKVAATTTDLPIGLVTFLTRDRQFFLGRHGTETTQTPVDQAICATTAQQGAPLVIPDLHQDDRFSRMILEGDMSDLRFYAGVPIVLDSGVRGGTVCVLDMRPRHDITAAMVTILEDLAQAAGRIISDRIHSEEIRQMALQNQREAEEASRSKTVFIATMSHELRTPLNAVIGFTEFLDCELYGPLGDPRYKEYTTHILESSRHLLSLIEDILSLSKVDADGSDFSLETVDLAEEVDWCLNLMRTKASSARLTIHNDIDASSSMVTADCQRTRQVLLNIMTNAVKYTPADGTVTISGTDGGDRAALLISDTGIGIDAETLNAIGEPFLRGPAAEKTATPGSGLGLALSKRLMERMGGAFDIDSEIDAGTTVTLTWPKAFSQP